A single window of Synechococcus sp. CBW1004 DNA harbors:
- a CDS encoding dienelactone hydrolase family protein: MTAVPQLILSGGVTLQALLSVPPSPRGLVLFVHGSGSSRFSPRNQAVAAGLNRAGLATLLFDLLTSAEAERDRIDASLRFRIDLFRGRLLDSLSWLAAQPALAPLLPVGLFGASSGAAVALQAAAERPDAVAAVVSRGGRPDLAGEALAGELAPTLLIVGGEDEAVLRLNREAATSLHGFHRLEVVPGASHLFEEPGALELVARLACDWFLRHLPCSGLEAGPRPIPSVPPDPGPACPDVLRFRGTD; encoded by the coding sequence ATGACCGCTGTACCCCAGCTGATCCTCTCCGGCGGCGTCACGCTGCAGGCTCTCCTGAGCGTGCCACCGTCGCCCCGCGGGTTGGTGTTGTTCGTGCACGGAAGCGGCAGCAGCCGCTTCAGCCCCCGCAACCAGGCAGTGGCCGCCGGGCTCAATCGGGCCGGCCTGGCGACGTTGCTGTTCGATCTGCTCACCTCCGCTGAAGCGGAGCGGGATCGGATCGATGCCTCCCTGCGTTTCCGCATCGATCTGTTCCGCGGCCGGTTGCTCGACAGCCTCAGCTGGCTCGCGGCCCAGCCCGCGCTGGCCCCTCTGTTGCCCGTAGGCCTGTTCGGCGCCAGTTCCGGTGCCGCCGTGGCCCTGCAGGCAGCGGCTGAGCGTCCGGATGCCGTGGCAGCCGTGGTCAGCCGCGGCGGCCGCCCCGATCTGGCCGGCGAGGCCCTGGCGGGTGAGCTCGCCCCCACGCTGTTGATCGTCGGCGGTGAGGACGAGGCGGTGCTGCGGCTGAACCGTGAGGCGGCGACCAGCCTGCATGGCTTCCACCGTCTGGAGGTGGTGCCGGGCGCCAGCCACCTGTTTGAAGAGCCCGGCGCGCTGGAGCTGGTGGCCCGGCTGGCCTGCGACTGGTTTCTGCGCCATCTGCCCTGCTCCGGGCTGGAGGCCGGACCACGGCCGATTCCCTCCGTTCCTCCGGATCCGGGCCCTGCGTGTCCTGATGTCCTCCGATTCCGGGGCACCGACTGA
- a CDS encoding MoaD/ThiS family protein, whose translation MAVSVLIPTPLQKFTNDEASADLDAGSVDALIDALEARYPGIKGRLCDESGKLRRFLNVYVNSEDIRFLDNQATALKDGDEVSIVPAVAGG comes from the coding sequence ATGGCCGTCTCGGTTCTGATCCCCACCCCTCTGCAGAAATTCACCAACGATGAGGCCAGCGCCGATCTCGACGCCGGCAGCGTTGATGCCCTGATCGATGCACTTGAGGCCCGCTATCCCGGCATCAAGGGGCGGCTGTGTGATGAGAGCGGCAAACTGCGTCGCTTTCTGAACGTCTATGTCAACAGCGAAGACATCCGCTTCCTTGACAATCAGGCCACCGCTCTCAAGGACGGCGATGAAGTGAGCATCGTTCCTGCCGTCGCCGGTGGCTGA
- the thrC gene encoding threonine synthase, translating to MTATLSRSTFTGLRCKECGQPYEATARHVCEDVCFGPLEVVYDYDAIRSRVSRATIEAGPASIWRYRDFLPIEGDPIDVGTGFTPLLRADRLARRLGLKSLYIKNDGVNMPTLSFKDRVVSVALTRARELGFSTVSCASTGNLANSTAAIAAHAGLECCVFIPSDLELGKVLGTLIYNPTLMAVKGNYDQVNRLCSEVANTYGWGFVNINLRPYYSEGSKTLGYEVIEQLGWQLPDHIVAPLASGSLFTKIRKGFDEFIKVGLVDEKPVRFSGAQAEGCSPIAQAFAEGRDFITPVKPSTIAKSIAIGNPADGPYAIDIANRTGGNIAAVSDPEIIEGIKLLAETEGVFTETAGGTTIAVLKKLVEQGKINPDETTVAYITGNGLKTTEAVASSIGEPLLIEAQLDSFNAAWERAQALHRATWESVA from the coding sequence GTGACCGCCACCCTCTCCCGGTCCACCTTCACGGGGCTCCGCTGCAAGGAATGCGGCCAGCCCTATGAAGCCACGGCGCGCCACGTCTGTGAGGACGTCTGCTTCGGGCCGCTCGAGGTCGTCTACGACTACGACGCGATCCGCTCCCGCGTCAGCCGCGCCACGATCGAGGCCGGGCCCGCCTCGATCTGGCGCTACCGCGACTTCCTGCCGATCGAGGGGGATCCGATCGATGTGGGCACCGGCTTCACTCCCCTGCTGCGGGCCGACCGCCTGGCCCGCCGGCTTGGCCTGAAGTCCCTCTACATCAAGAACGACGGCGTCAACATGCCGACGCTCTCATTCAAGGATCGGGTGGTATCCGTGGCGCTCACCCGCGCCCGTGAGCTGGGCTTCAGCACCGTCAGCTGCGCCTCCACCGGCAACCTGGCCAACTCCACGGCCGCCATCGCCGCCCATGCCGGCCTTGAGTGCTGCGTGTTCATCCCCAGCGACCTGGAGCTGGGCAAGGTGCTTGGCACCCTGATCTACAACCCGACGCTGATGGCGGTGAAGGGCAACTACGACCAGGTGAATCGCCTGTGCTCGGAGGTGGCCAACACCTACGGCTGGGGTTTCGTGAACATCAATCTGCGCCCGTACTACTCCGAAGGTTCGAAAACCCTGGGCTATGAGGTGATCGAACAGCTCGGCTGGCAGCTCCCTGACCATATCGTCGCTCCCCTCGCTTCCGGCTCGCTGTTCACCAAGATCCGCAAGGGTTTCGATGAGTTCATCAAGGTCGGCCTCGTCGATGAGAAGCCCGTGCGCTTCAGCGGTGCCCAGGCCGAGGGCTGCAGCCCCATCGCCCAGGCCTTCGCCGAGGGCCGCGACTTCATTACGCCGGTGAAGCCCAGCACGATCGCCAAGTCCATCGCCATCGGCAATCCGGCTGATGGCCCCTATGCCATCGACATCGCCAACCGCACCGGCGGCAACATCGCCGCCGTCAGCGATCCGGAGATCATCGAGGGCATCAAGCTGCTGGCGGAAACCGAGGGTGTGTTCACCGAAACCGCCGGTGGTACCACGATCGCGGTGCTCAAGAAGCTGGTGGAGCAGGGAAAGATCAATCCCGACGAGACCACCGTCGCCTACATCACCGGCAACGGCCTCAAGACGACCGAGGCCGTCGCCTCCTCAATCGGCGAGCCGCTGCTGATCGAGGCCCAGCTCGACAGCTTCAATGCCGCCTGGGAGCGGGCCCAGGCCCTGCATCGCGCCACCTGGGAGTCCGTGGCCTGA
- a CDS encoding potassium channel family protein: protein MAHPQHRFYRVLFVVCLLVMASLALPGRWNRLASPGYLLLALTMIVGLGRPQTSESLASPTRHLYRGLGVLTVAAGLLWSLTPVESRDSGIPLILLWSLFSVWSSLRLVRSLAAEQRVGQQVITGAFAGYLMLGLTAGLLCSTLETIQPGSFSDLQHSGGSLLLHRQGTMDQHQPVWTLSFIRLNYFAFVSLTTMGYGDVVPVTPQAQMLGVVIATLGTFYVAVVMGLLISRLIAAESRRP from the coding sequence ATGGCGCACCCCCAACACCGCTTCTACCGGGTGCTGTTCGTCGTCTGCCTGCTGGTGATGGCGTCACTGGCACTGCCGGGGCGCTGGAACCGCCTGGCCTCACCGGGCTATCTCCTTCTGGCACTGACGATGATCGTCGGGCTGGGTCGCCCCCAGACCAGTGAATCGCTGGCCAGCCCGACGCGCCACCTGTACAGGGGCCTGGGCGTTCTCACCGTCGCGGCGGGGCTGTTGTGGTCGCTGACACCGGTGGAGTCCCGCGACAGCGGCATTCCGCTGATCCTGCTCTGGTCGCTGTTCAGCGTCTGGAGCAGCCTGCGGCTGGTGCGCAGCCTGGCGGCGGAGCAGCGGGTCGGCCAGCAGGTGATCACCGGCGCCTTCGCCGGCTACCTGATGCTGGGGCTCACGGCCGGCCTGCTCTGCAGCACCCTCGAGACGATCCAGCCGGGAAGCTTCAGCGACCTGCAGCATTCCGGTGGCTCCCTGCTCCTGCATCGCCAGGGAACCATGGACCAGCACCAACCGGTGTGGACCCTGAGCTTCATTCGCCTCAACTATTTCGCCTTCGTCAGCCTGACGACCATGGGCTACGGCGATGTGGTGCCGGTGACCCCGCAGGCGCAGATGCTCGGCGTTGTCATCGCCACCCTCGGCACGTTCTATGTCGCCGTGGTGATGGGCCTGCTGATCAGCCGCCTGATCGCCGCAGAATCACGCCGCCCCTGA
- a CDS encoding cupin domain-containing protein gives MSQSSASPASVVPASPHDWRAAVEIYDYREAANPIRPGLTEPIPDRTWPPSLHAEPRTAILPLDLSAELGCSGPATSPALAAHFLRILPGEGLKASAVATSSLFYVLRGAGTLERPSSPGQSALELSWGVGDLFVLPSGADPLLQASADSLLYWVHDAPLLRYLGVAPVKPRFRASHYPASLLEAELQQLLADPTAARSNRLSILLASADHPASRTVTHTLWAMLGVVPPGAVQPPHRHQSVALDLIIDCDPGCYTLVGTELNPDGTIRNPRRVDWQPGGTFITPPGHWHAHTNESGRMARLLPIQDAGLNTYLRSLDIRFAGPSRGPTSVG, from the coding sequence ATGAGCCAGAGCAGCGCCTCCCCTGCCTCCGTCGTTCCTGCCTCCCCCCATGACTGGCGGGCAGCGGTCGAGATCTATGACTATCGCGAGGCGGCCAATCCGATCCGGCCTGGGCTCACCGAACCGATTCCGGATCGGACCTGGCCTCCTTCGCTGCATGCTGAGCCACGCACGGCGATCCTGCCGCTCGACCTCAGTGCTGAGCTCGGCTGCAGCGGGCCTGCCACCAGTCCCGCTCTTGCCGCCCACTTCCTGAGGATCCTTCCCGGCGAGGGGCTCAAGGCGAGCGCTGTCGCCACCAGTTCGCTCTTCTATGTGCTGCGGGGGGCTGGAACCCTTGAGCGCCCCTCCTCTCCCGGCCAGTCGGCCCTGGAGCTCTCCTGGGGGGTGGGAGATCTGTTTGTGCTTCCCAGCGGCGCCGATCCGCTGCTGCAGGCCAGCGCCGACAGCCTTCTCTACTGGGTGCACGATGCTCCCCTGCTCCGCTACCTCGGCGTCGCCCCCGTGAAGCCCCGCTTCCGGGCCAGCCATTACCCCGCCAGCCTGCTGGAGGCGGAGCTCCAACAGCTGCTCGCCGATCCAACCGCTGCCCGCAGCAACCGGCTCAGCATCCTGCTGGCCAGCGCCGACCACCCCGCCAGCCGCACCGTCACCCACACCCTCTGGGCGATGCTCGGTGTCGTGCCTCCCGGCGCCGTCCAGCCTCCTCACCGCCATCAGTCGGTGGCGCTCGATCTGATCATCGACTGCGACCCCGGCTGTTACACGCTGGTGGGCACCGAGCTCAACCCGGATGGCACGATCCGCAATCCGCGTCGGGTCGACTGGCAGCCGGGTGGGACCTTCATCACCCCCCCGGGACACTGGCATGCCCACACCAACGAGAGCGGTCGCATGGCGCGGTTGCTGCCGATTCAGGACGCCGGTCTGAACACCTATCTGCGCAGCCTCGACATCCGCTTCGCCGGCCCTTCCCGAGGCCCGACCTCAGTCGGTTGA
- a CDS encoding CHAD domain-containing protein, with protein sequence MTASITTGEQAQQLIAHQLSRVETLRPEVLRGEDPEALHQFRVSLRRLRSHLSQFGPALQLPPRLNRARIAALARATGSCRDVDVLQEHLERQLLPRLDPREQKACAPLQRQLKRQRRQAMKALQAELSSDRAHRLLNRLERWCREPRYTSLGQQSLAEWLPEWLQACGGSCFLHGGWFAAHPSDAELHELRKRIKEVRYGLEALRGWLGEPGEAWIRDLRDVQSCLGDLHDLEVLMQLLGPQSPDDDAASWSSLRRLLEEQRQERWQQWLELRSKLMQPDRRRSLVRLADAQASTQEASGVRSQG encoded by the coding sequence ATGACCGCTTCGATCACGACGGGGGAGCAGGCGCAGCAGCTGATCGCGCACCAGCTCAGCCGTGTCGAGACGCTCCGGCCCGAGGTGCTGCGGGGCGAGGATCCGGAAGCGCTGCATCAGTTCCGCGTCAGTCTCAGGCGGTTGCGATCGCATCTGAGCCAGTTCGGGCCCGCTCTGCAGCTCCCCCCGCGCCTGAACCGGGCGCGGATCGCGGCGCTGGCGCGGGCAACCGGCAGCTGCCGGGACGTCGATGTGCTGCAGGAGCACCTGGAGAGGCAGCTGCTTCCCAGGCTGGATCCCCGTGAGCAGAAGGCCTGCGCGCCTCTGCAGCGCCAGCTGAAGCGGCAACGCCGTCAGGCCATGAAGGCATTGCAGGCTGAGCTCAGCTCCGATCGCGCCCACCGATTGCTGAACCGGCTGGAGCGCTGGTGCCGGGAACCCCGATACACCAGTCTTGGCCAGCAGTCCCTGGCCGAGTGGCTGCCGGAGTGGCTGCAGGCCTGCGGCGGCAGCTGCTTCCTGCATGGCGGCTGGTTTGCGGCTCACCCGAGCGACGCCGAGCTGCACGAGTTGCGCAAGCGCATCAAGGAGGTGCGCTACGGCCTTGAGGCCCTGCGCGGGTGGCTTGGGGAACCCGGGGAAGCGTGGATCCGCGATCTGCGCGACGTGCAGAGCTGCCTGGGGGATCTGCACGACCTGGAGGTGCTGATGCAGCTCCTCGGGCCCCAGAGCCCGGATGACGATGCCGCCTCATGGTCGTCCCTCCGGCGGCTGCTGGAGGAGCAGCGTCAGGAGCGCTGGCAGCAGTGGCTGGAGCTCAGGAGCAAGCTGATGCAGCCGGATCGGCGCCGAAGCCTGGTCAGGCTCGCGGACGCCCAGGCCAGCACCCAGGAGGCAAGCGGCGTCCGAAGCCAGGGCTGA
- a CDS encoding Mo-dependent nitrogenase C-terminal domain-containing protein produces MEPTSGLTEATEPQLSPCGDSELLARRHLWLAALHQLALADGRFAPEERRLLEEALAQELPGESLEALHHPGDGALQHRLGRGTPEAEQFLRSAVVVALADGRLGDEELTLLRHWSELLQVGQAVLADLHEDEPAGGEAGSTLERLRGWLDAQAPADPAVARLLVKLIPAQCPFERDVMVLGRKIVHIPPMCRINPLYEQLMALRFRCLCLLAGEEPPTRSGEPVADREVD; encoded by the coding sequence ATGGAGCCGACCTCTGGGCTCACCGAGGCCACGGAGCCCCAGCTTTCGCCATGCGGCGACAGCGAGCTTCTGGCCCGCCGCCATCTGTGGCTGGCCGCCCTGCACCAGCTGGCCCTGGCAGACGGCCGATTCGCACCCGAGGAGCGCCGGCTGCTGGAGGAGGCCCTGGCCCAGGAACTGCCGGGCGAATCGCTCGAAGCCCTGCATCACCCCGGGGATGGCGCCCTGCAGCACCGGCTCGGTCGGGGCACGCCGGAGGCCGAACAGTTCCTGCGCAGCGCGGTGGTGGTGGCCCTCGCCGACGGCAGGCTCGGCGACGAGGAGCTGACCCTGCTGCGTCACTGGAGTGAGCTGCTGCAGGTGGGGCAGGCGGTGCTCGCCGATCTGCATGAGGACGAGCCCGCAGGTGGCGAGGCCGGCTCGACCCTGGAACGGCTGCGGGGCTGGCTTGATGCCCAGGCCCCGGCCGATCCGGCGGTGGCACGGCTGCTGGTGAAGCTGATCCCGGCTCAGTGCCCGTTCGAGCGCGATGTGATGGTGCTGGGACGGAAGATCGTGCACATCCCGCCCATGTGCCGGATCAATCCGCTCTATGAGCAGCTGATGGCCCTGCGGTTCCGCTGTCTCTGCCTGCTGGCCGGGGAAGAGCCGCCGACACGATCGGGCGAGCCCGTCGCTGACCGTGAGGTCGACTGA
- a CDS encoding phosphoribosyltransferase, whose amino-acid sequence MHLTPPLWRDRLEAGLALGRQLAGRGSLPEDALLLALPRGGVAVAVAMAAELQRPVATWSVRKIADPAWPELAVGAIAAGGVTVWRGDGGSSREQQARRQGWLQQQEAELRRRRRLYGDPASADLKGRTLIVVDDGIATGMTVQAALLSLRQLQPASLTLAVPVLDRSVIARLRPLIDRLEALAVVDGLRAVGEWFERFEQLQDQDVLALLAAQPVPGARR is encoded by the coding sequence ATGCACCTCACTCCTCCCCTCTGGCGCGATCGTCTCGAAGCTGGCCTCGCTCTCGGCCGCCAGCTGGCGGGCCGCGGTTCTCTGCCCGAGGATGCGCTGCTGCTGGCGTTGCCCCGCGGTGGGGTGGCGGTGGCCGTGGCGATGGCGGCCGAGCTGCAACGGCCGGTGGCAACCTGGTCCGTGCGCAAGATCGCCGACCCCGCCTGGCCGGAGCTGGCGGTCGGGGCGATCGCCGCCGGTGGGGTGACGGTGTGGCGTGGGGACGGTGGCAGCTCAAGGGAGCAGCAGGCCCGCCGCCAGGGTTGGCTGCAGCAGCAGGAGGCGGAGCTGCGGCGACGCCGGCGCCTCTACGGCGATCCCGCTTCGGCGGATCTGAAGGGCAGAACCCTGATCGTGGTCGATGACGGCATCGCCACCGGCATGACCGTGCAGGCGGCGCTCCTGTCGCTGCGGCAGCTGCAGCCGGCGTCCCTCACCCTGGCGGTGCCGGTCCTGGATCGCAGTGTCATCGCCCGGCTGCGACCCCTGATCGACCGGCTGGAGGCCCTGGCGGTGGTCGACGGCCTGCGGGCCGTGGGCGAGTGGTTCGAGCGCTTCGAGCAGCTGCAGGATCAGGATGTCCTCGCGCTGCTGGCTGCCCAGCCCGTTCCGGGTGCGCGTCGCTGA